The Euphorbia lathyris chromosome 2, ddEupLath1.1, whole genome shotgun sequence genome includes a window with the following:
- the LOC136218730 gene encoding probable galactinol--sucrose galactosyltransferase 1: MTVGAGITLADGNLMVRGNVVLHHVHNNIDITLAATDSFVNGAFIGVRSDQIGSRRVFPVGMLEGLRFMCVFRFKLWWMTQRMGTWGEDIPFETQFLLVEAQDGSNFEGEKSSVYTVFLPILEGDFRAVLQGNDRNELEICLESGDPAVEEFGGSHLVFMAAGSDPFDVITYAVKSVERHLQTFSHRERKKMPDMLNWFGWCTWDAFYTDVTAEAVKQGLESLEQGGVSPKFVIIDDGWQSVGMDPSSIEDKADNAANFSNRLTHIKENYKFRKNGKEGHRVEDPASGLGHVVTDIKEQHHLKYVYVWHAITGYWGGVKPGVTDMEHYESKMMYPISSPGVQANEDCGCLRSITLNGLGLVNPEKVFSFYNELHSYLSSAGIDGVKVDVQNILETLGAGHGGRVKLARKYHQALEASIASNFPDNGIISCMSHNTDGLYSAKKTAVIRASDDFWPRDPASHTIHIASVAYNTIFLGEFMQPDWDMFHSLHPMAEYHGAARAVGGCAIYVSDKPGQHDFNLLKKLVLPDGSILRAKLPGRPTRDCLFSDPTRDGKSLLKVWNLNDFTGVMGVFNCQGAGWCKVGKKNLIHDEKPPTITGFIRAKDVDYLHKVADNEWSGDSILYSHLGGEITYLPKDAAIPITLKSREYEVFTVIPVKELRNGAKFAPIGLMKMLNSGGAVKELRYESEKDADVGMKVHGCGLFGAYSSSRPKRITVEMEEVTFEYEESCGLVTIELRVPLEELYLWNITVQV; this comes from the exons ATGACGGTCGGAGCTGGTATCACGCTGGCTGACGGGAATTTGATGGTTCGAGGAAATGTTGTATTGCATCATGTTCATAACAACATCGACATCACTTTAGCTGCTACTGATTCTTTTGTTAATGGAGCTTTCATTGGTGTTCGTTCTGATCAAATTGGTAGCCGCAGAGTTTTCCCTGTTGGAATGCTCGA GGGATTGCGATTCATGTGTGTTTTCCGGTTCAAGTTATGGTGGATGACACAGAGAATGGGAACTTGGGGTGAGGATATTCCATTTGAGACCCAATTTCTGCTTGTGGAAGCACAAGATGGGTCTAATTTTGAAGGTGAAAAATCTTCAGTGTATACAGTTTTCTTGCCTATTCTCGAAGGAGATTTTAGGGCTGTTCTTCAGGGTAATGACAGAAACGAGTTGGAAATTTGTCTCGAAAGCG GAGATCCTGCTGTTGAGGAATTTGGGGGGAGCCATCTGGTCTTTATGGCAGCTGGATCAGATCCTTTTGATGTCATAACGTATGCAGTGAA GTCGGTCGAGAGACATTTGCAGACGTTCTCACATCGGGAGAGAAAGAAG ATGCCAGACATGCTGAATTGGTTTGGCTGGTGCACATGGGATGCTTTTTACACCGATGTAACAGCAGAAGCTGTGAAGCAAGGATTGGAAAG CTTGGAACAAGGTGGAGTTTCTCCAAAGTTTGTCATAATTGATGATGGATGGCAATCGGTAGGAATGGATCCCTCTAGTATTGAGGACAAAGCTGATAACGCTGCCAA CTTCTCAAACAGATTAACGCATATCAAAGAGAATTACAAATTTCGGAAAAATGGTAAAGAGGGCCACAGAGTAGAGGATCCAGCTTCAGGACTTGGACACGTTGTTACTGATATAAAAGAACAGCATCATCTTAA GTATGTGTATGTGTGGCATGCCATAACAGGATACTGGGGAGGTGTAAAACCTGGTGTTACTGATATGGAACATTACGAATCCAAGATGATGTACCCAATTTCTTCTCCCGGGGTTCAAGCAAATGAGGATTGTGGTTGCTTGCGAAGCATAACATTGAACGGCCTCGGACTTGTGAATCCTGAGAAAGTTTTTAGCTTTTACAATGAACTTCACTCATATCTCTCATCTGCTGGAATTGATGGTGTAAAAGTGGATGTTCAGAACATTCTTGAAACTCTTGGGGCAGGCCATGGTGGAAGAGTGAAACTTGCCAGGAAATACCATCAGGCACTGGAAGCATCAATTGCTAGTAATTTCCCTGATAATGGAATCATTTCGTGCATGAGTCATAACACAGATGGTTTGTACAG TGCTAAGAAAACAGCTGTTATAAGAGCATCGGATGATTTCTGGCCAAGAGATCCAGCATCGCACACAATTCATATTGCATCAGTTGCTTATAATACCATCTTTCTTGGTGAATTTATGCAGCCAGATTGGGATATGTTTCAT AGTTTACACCCAATGGCTGAATACCATGGAGCAGCTCGTGCAGTCGGAGGATGTGCCATTTATGTTAG TGACAAACCTGGACAACATGACTTTAATCTTCTGAAGAAGCTTGTACTTCCTGATGGTTCAATATTGAGAGCCAAACTTCCAGGAAGACCTACAAGGGATTGTCTATTTTCGGATCCTACCCGAGATGGGAAAAG TCTACTGAAGGTATGGAATCTCAACGATTTCACTGGAGTAATGGGTGTTTTCAACTGTCAAGGAGCTGGATGGTGTAAAGTAGGAAAGAAAAACCTTATCCACGATGAAAAACCTCCCACAATCACCGGTTTTATCAGGGCTAAAGATGTTGATTATCTGCATAAAGTAGCTGATAATGAATGGTCTGGGGATAGCATACTGTATTCTCATCTTGGTG GAGAGATAACTTATCTTCCAAAGGATGCAGCAATACCAATTACATTAAAATCTCGAGAATATGAAGTATTTACAGTGATTCCTGTCAAGGAACTACGCAACGGGGCTAAATTTGCGCCCATTGGTCTAATGAAGATGTTGAATTCAGGAGGGGCTGTGAAGGAGTTGAGATATGAATCTGAAAAAGATGCAGATGTTGGCATGAAAGTTCATGGATGCGGCCTTTTCGGAGCATATTCATCATCTCGACCCAAGAGGATAACAGTTGAGATGGAGGAAGTGACATTCGAGTATGAAGAAAGTTGTGGTTTGGTGACAATTGAATTGAGAGTTCCTTTGGAAGAGCTCTACCTATGGAACATAACAGTACAAGTATAG